One window from the genome of Engraulis encrasicolus isolate BLACKSEA-1 chromosome 16, IST_EnEncr_1.0, whole genome shotgun sequence encodes:
- the LOC134465236 gene encoding solute carrier family 12 member 9-like: MSEKTPLLHYRLSSNASGSERSLGVTVENASSVPREAPEKPPKKLSTFFGVIIPTVLSMFSVVVFLRIGFVVGHAGLYQSILMFFIAYLIITMTVLSVCAVSTNGALDAGGAYYMISRALGPEFGGSIGIMFFFANVCGCALYVLGLVEAIAVTFGISEESTGLTHSESYRVLPVGYWWSLLYGSGILLICLVVCMVGAHIYAKATFLIFLIVMTVLGSIFVSFFVVGPRVVVLPGAFANSTLPSWANYTGFKLDTLLGNLWASYTVDYTTGSVMTFAKVFAVMFNGCTGIMAGSNMSGDLKNPSYSIPRGTLTAVVFTFITYNLLAWLVSCTCDHMLLQRNYSFLRDINIWCPLVTVGVYSSTLSAAMSNLIGASRILFALSRDNLFGGVLAPASRVSEGGNPWVSVLISWSLVQVVLLSGKLNTIASIVTIFFLLVYAAVDLACLALEWASAPNFRPSFQYFTWHTCALGILGCLVMMFLISAIYASVSIAFMLVLLLLIHYLCPTSSWGYISQALIFHQVRKYLLMLDVRKDHVKFWRPQVLLMVANPRGSTGLITFINDVKKSGLYVLGHVQLGELELLPADPLQSCYDSWLSLVDHLNIKAFVSLTLADSVRHGIQHLLFISGLGGMRPNILVLGFYDDCCPQDNLQDGVFTTGTRSLDRFGPAKAAKTIFHFPAVRADRAGSESGSAKDLSVEEYVYVIADAVKMQKSVALARYFSSFNRSEVLAKAKPGHSGLFVDVWPLNLLRPDNVAYVDTCSLFLLQLACVLHMSHAWHQARLRLFLCVETGSCLEEAKEKLQRMLKDLRITADVYTVPWDHVVGLHGLRKMHGGGQIPKMAAEDGKAQSSPEVNDGGAAAAAAECVQQNFPSNTTLLSDDFLCAVNLLIRENGDPPPAVRFLYLPRPPADTRRYSSYLHQLDLLSQDLGPTLLIHGVTPVITTAL, from the exons ATGTCTGAGAAGACACCCTTGTTGCACTACCGACTATCTTCAAACGCATCCGGCTCGGAGCGATCGCTTGGAGTCACCGTTGAGAATGCATCGAGTGTACCTCGAGAGGCCCCAGAAAAGCCCCCCAAGAAGCTGTCAACTTTTTTCGGGGTCATCATACCAACAGTCTTGTCCATGTTCAGCGTCGTTGTGTTTCTTCGAATAG GGTTTGTGGTCGGACATGCAGGACTCTACCAGTCCATTTTGATGTTCTTCATAGCCTATCTTATTATAACAATGACCGTGCTTTCAGTGTGTGCTGTTTCAACTAATGGTGCGTTGGATGCAGGTGGGGCATACT ACATGATTAGCCGAGCATTGGGACCGGAGTTTGGAGGCAGCATTGGAATCATGTTCTTCTTTGCTAACGTTTGTGGGTGTGCTCTTTATGTCCTTGGCCTGGTGGAAGCAATTGCTGTGACATTCGGTATTTCTGAAG AATCGACTGGTTTGACCCATTCTGAATCCTACCGGGTCCTTCCGGTTGGCTACTGGTGGTCTCTCCTGTATGGCTCTGGCATCCTGCTCATATGCCTCGTGGTGTGCATGGTCGGGGCCCACATCTATGCCAAGGCcaccttcctcatcttcctcattgtGATGACTGTACTGGGCTCTATATTTGTCAGTTTCTTCGTTGTTGGGCCAAGGGTAGTTGTCTTGCCAGGTGCCTTTGCCAATTCGACTCTGCCATCGTGGGCCAACTATACTGGCTTCAAACTGGACACCTTGCTGGGAAATTTGTGGG CCAGCTACACAGTGGACTACACCACGGGCTCTGTGATGACTTTTGCTAAGGTCTTTGCTGTCATGTTCAATGGGTGCACTGGCATCATGGCTGGGTCCAACATGTCCG GTGACTTAAAGAACCCGAGCTATTCCATTCCACGTGGAACCCTGACTGCGGTCGTCTTCACCTTCATCACCTATAACCTGCTGGCATGGCTCGTCTCATGCACTTGTGACCA TATGCTCCTGCAGAGGAACTACAGCTTTCTGAGAGATATTAACATCTGGTGCCCCCTCGTTACTGTGGGTGTATACTCATCCACGCTTTCGGCAGCCATGAGTAATCTTATTGGGGCTTCGAGGATCCTTTTCGCTCTGTCAAGAGACAATTTATTTG GCGGCGTTCTAGCTCCAGCGAGTCGGGTGTCTGAAGGAGGAAATCCATGGGTCTCTGTCCTCATCTCCTGGTCACTTGTGCAG GTGGTTCTGTTGTCAGGGAAATTGAACACCATTGCCAGCATCGTCACCATATTCTTCCTATTAGTGTATGCTGCTGTTGATCTGGCTTGTCTAGCGCTCGAATGGGCATCTGCTCCAAACTTTAG GCCAAGCTTTCAGTACTTCACCTGGCACACGTGTGCTCTGGGCATCCTGGGCTGTCTGGTGATGATGTTCCTGATCAGTGCCATCTACGCCTCAGTCAGCATTGCCTtcatgctggtgctgctgctcctcATCCACTACCTGTGCCCCACCAGCAGCTGGGGATACATCTCCCAGGCCCTCATCTTTCATCAG GTGCGCAAGTATCTACTGATGCTGGATGTGCGTAAGGACCATGTGAAGTTCTGGCGGCCTCAGGTGCTGCTCATGGTGGCCAACCCACGGGGCAGTACGGGCCTCATCACCTTCATCAACGATGTCAAGAAGAGCGGCCTCTATGTGCTCGGCCATGTACAGCTGGGAGAACTGG AGTTGCTGCCTGCCGATCCGCTTCAGTCATGCTACGACTCCTGGCTCTCACTGGTCGACCATCTCAACATCAAGGCCTTTGTCAGTCTCACTCTGGCGGACTCTGTTCGGCACGGGATCCAGCACCTGCTGTTCATCTCTGGTTTAG GGGGAATGAGGCCTAATATCCTGGTACTTGGCTTTTACGATGACTGCTGCCCGCAAGACAACCTGCAGGATGGAGTCTTCACCACTGGCACACGGTCTTTGGACCGGTTTGGCCCTGCCAAAGCAGCAAAGACAATCTTCCACTTCCCTGCAGTCCGAGCCGACCGAGCGGGCAGTGAAAGCGGAAGCGCTAAAGACCTGTCTGTGGAAGAGTATGTGTACGTGATTGCAGACGCCGTGAAGATGCAGAAGAGTGTGGCCCTGGCACGATATTTCAGCTCTTTCAACCGATCAGAGGTACTGGCCAAAGCAAAACCAGGCCACTCTGGTCTCTTTGTTGACGTGTGGCCGTTGAACCTCCTGAGGCCAGACAACGTGGCCTACGTGGACACGTGCTCCCTCTTCCTGCTGCAGCTGGCCTGTGTGCTGCACATGTCGCACGCGTGGCACCAGGCCAGGCTTCGGCTCTTCCTGTGCGTGGAGACTGGCAGCTGCCTGGAGGAAGCCAAGGAGAAGCTGCAGAGGATGCTGAAGGACCTGCGCATCACCGCGGACGTCTACACCGTCCCCTGGGACCACGTGGTCGGCCTACACGGCCTGAGGAAAATGCATGGTGGTGGGCAGATCCCAAAGATGGCCGCCGAAGATGGCAAAGCTCAGTCCAGCCCAGAGGTTAATGATggcggtgctgctgctgctgctgcagagtgCGTGCAGCAGAACTTCCCCAGTAACACCACGCTGCTGTCTGACGACTTCCTTTGCGCAGTGAACCTACTGATTCGTGAGAATGGGGATCCTCCCCCCGCCGTGCGTTTCCTATATCTCCCTCGACCACCAGCAGACACGCGCCGCTATTCCTCTTACCTGCACCAGCTGGACCTGCTGAGTCAGGACCTGGGGCCCACTTTACTTATTCACGGTGTTACCCCTGTTATCACCACTGCTCTGTAG
- the thpo gene encoding thrombopoietin isoform X2 translates to MAISRPLLLLLVLVSSTVCGGDANLSTFLCDWTARNDMNQVESLRTSMKDCSDLSRLPSRIRLPHTKVHKNDWESRPVQDRMAEVLQSLSNLVQDVKAARKLVQAGCSSSLLERLENNANNYRVILTHRSITVEIEQRHPTDGTRPPTIQKEPSEDTDDLDKVLRYFDKLLSGRLELLITGLNWSCP, encoded by the exons ATGGCTATAAGCA GACCTCTGCTCCTGTTGCTAGTCTTGGTTTCATCAACAGTATGCGGCGGTGACGCGAATCTAAGTACATTTCTATGTGACTGGACCGCAAGGAATGACATGAACCAAGTTGAGAGTTTGCGCACTAGCATG AAAGACTGCAGTGACTTGTCTCGGCTCCCCTCTCGGATTCGGTTACCGCACACAAAGGTTCACAAAAATGACTGGGAATCACGTCCG GTTCAGGACAGAATGGCTGAGGTCCTGCAATCTCTGAGTAATCTGGTGCAGGATGTTAAGGCTGCCAGAAAGCTTGTGCAAGCTGGCTGTAGTTCCTCTCTACTGGAGAGACTGGAAAATAATGCTAATAACTACCGGGTCATACTCACGCACCGGAGCATTACTGTAGAGATAGAACAACGACATCCT ACAGACGGGACAAGACCACCCACAATCCAAAAGGAGCCTTCTGAAGACACTGATGACCTTGACAAAGTGCTCAGATACTTTGACAAACTATTATCAGGCCGATTGGAATTGCTCATTACAGGACTTAATTGGAGCTGCCCTTGA
- the thpo gene encoding thrombopoietin isoform X1 has translation MISPACFASLYGTQSPTSCSECGMAISRPLLLLLVLVSSTVCGGDANLSTFLCDWTARNDMNQVESLRTSMKDCSDLSRLPSRIRLPHTKVHKNDWESRPVQDRMAEVLQSLSNLVQDVKAARKLVQAGCSSSLLERLENNANNYRVILTHRSITVEIEQRHPTDGTRPPTIQKEPSEDTDDLDKVLRYFDKLLSGRLELLITGLNWSCP, from the exons ATGATATCTCCCGCATGTTTTGCTAGTTTGTATGGAACCCAATCGCCGACTTCATGCAGCGAATGCGGCATGGCTATAAGCA GACCTCTGCTCCTGTTGCTAGTCTTGGTTTCATCAACAGTATGCGGCGGTGACGCGAATCTAAGTACATTTCTATGTGACTGGACCGCAAGGAATGACATGAACCAAGTTGAGAGTTTGCGCACTAGCATG AAAGACTGCAGTGACTTGTCTCGGCTCCCCTCTCGGATTCGGTTACCGCACACAAAGGTTCACAAAAATGACTGGGAATCACGTCCG GTTCAGGACAGAATGGCTGAGGTCCTGCAATCTCTGAGTAATCTGGTGCAGGATGTTAAGGCTGCCAGAAAGCTTGTGCAAGCTGGCTGTAGTTCCTCTCTACTGGAGAGACTGGAAAATAATGCTAATAACTACCGGGTCATACTCACGCACCGGAGCATTACTGTAGAGATAGAACAACGACATCCT ACAGACGGGACAAGACCACCCACAATCCAAAAGGAGCCTTCTGAAGACACTGATGACCTTGACAAAGTGCTCAGATACTTTGACAAACTATTATCAGGCCGATTGGAATTGCTCATTACAGGACTTAATTGGAGCTGCCCTTGA